One stretch of Pseudomonas fluorescens Q2-87 DNA includes these proteins:
- a CDS encoding SDR family oxidoreductase translates to MSNTLFITGATSGFGEACARRFAEAGWKLVLTGRREERLNALCAELSKQTEVHGLVLDVRDRKAMEEAIANLPPSFAKLRGLINNAGLALGVDPAPKCDLDDWDTMVDTNVKGLLYSTRLLLPRLIAHGRGAGIINLGSIAGNYPYPGSHVYGASKAFVRQFSLNLRCDLQGTGVRVTNIEPGLCESEFSLVRFGGDQERYNATYAGAEPIQPQDIADTIFWVLNTPAHININSLELMPVSQTWAGFAIERNKT, encoded by the coding sequence ATGTCCAACACCCTGTTTATCACCGGCGCGACGTCCGGTTTTGGTGAAGCCTGCGCCCGTCGTTTTGCCGAGGCTGGTTGGAAGCTGGTGCTGACCGGTCGTCGTGAAGAGCGCCTCAATGCCCTGTGTGCCGAGTTGTCGAAGCAGACCGAGGTCCATGGCCTGGTGTTGGATGTGCGTGATCGCAAGGCCATGGAAGAGGCCATCGCCAATCTGCCGCCGTCCTTCGCCAAGCTGCGAGGGCTGATCAACAATGCCGGCCTGGCCCTGGGCGTCGACCCGGCCCCCAAATGCGACCTCGATGACTGGGACACCATGGTCGATACCAACGTCAAAGGTCTGCTTTACAGCACCCGGCTGCTGCTGCCGCGCCTGATCGCCCATGGTCGTGGGGCCGGGATCATCAATTTGGGCTCCATCGCCGGTAACTACCCGTACCCGGGCAGCCACGTGTACGGCGCGAGCAAGGCATTCGTCAGACAATTCTCGCTGAACCTGCGCTGCGACCTGCAAGGCACCGGTGTGCGGGTCACTAACATCGAGCCAGGCCTGTGCGAGAGTGAGTTCTCCCTGGTGCGTTTCGGCGGCGATCAGGAGCGCTACAACGCGACTTACGCCGGGGCCGAGCCGATCCAGCCACAGGACATCGCCGATACCATCTTCTGGGTGCTCAACACGCCGGCGCACATCAACATCAACAGCCTGGAACTGATGCCGGTGAGCCAGACCTGGGCAGGGTTTGCCATCGAGCGCAACAAGACTTGA
- a CDS encoding ABC transporter ATP-binding protein has protein sequence MSGPILELKALDVFYGPIQALKKVSMHIDEGETVSLIGSNGAGKSTLLMSIFGQPRAAGGQILYQGVDITHKSSHYIASNGIAQSPEGRRVFPDMTVEENLLMGTIPIGDKFAGEDMQRMFDLFPRLKERRNQRAMTMSGGEQQMLAIARALMSRPKLLLLDEPSLGLAPIVVKQIFATLRELASTGMTIFLVEQNANHALKLSDRAYVMVNGEIRLTGTGKELLANEEVRNAYLGGH, from the coding sequence ATGAGTGGGCCTATCCTCGAGCTCAAGGCGCTGGACGTGTTCTACGGGCCGATCCAGGCCCTGAAGAAAGTCTCGATGCACATTGACGAAGGCGAGACCGTGAGCCTGATTGGCTCCAACGGTGCCGGCAAGTCCACGCTGCTGATGTCGATCTTCGGCCAGCCGCGCGCAGCGGGCGGGCAGATTCTTTACCAGGGTGTGGACATTACCCACAAATCGTCTCACTACATCGCCTCCAATGGCATTGCGCAGTCGCCGGAAGGACGGCGGGTATTCCCCGACATGACGGTCGAGGAAAACCTGCTGATGGGCACCATTCCCATCGGCGACAAGTTCGCCGGCGAAGACATGCAGCGCATGTTCGATCTGTTTCCCCGGCTCAAGGAGCGGCGCAACCAGCGGGCCATGACCATGTCCGGCGGCGAGCAGCAAATGCTCGCCATCGCCCGGGCATTGATGAGCCGTCCCAAGCTGTTGCTGCTCGATGAGCCGAGCCTGGGCTTGGCGCCGATCGTGGTGAAACAGATCTTCGCTACCCTGCGCGAGTTGGCATCCACCGGGATGACGATCTTCCTGGTGGAACAGAACGCCAACCACGCCCTCAAGTTGTCGGACCGGGCCTATGTGATGGTCAACGGTGAAATCCGCCTGACCGGCACCGGCAAGGAACTGCTCGCCAACGAAGAGGTGCGCAACGCGTATCTGGGCGGGCATTGA
- a CDS encoding ABC transporter ATP-binding protein has translation MSEVVLQVENLMMQFGGIKALSDVSLQVKRNSIFALIGPNGAGKTTVFNCLTGFYKATGGKIELNVRGERTNVIKLLGEAFRPTDFVSPKSFASRLYYKMFGGTHLVNRAGLARTFQNIRLFKEMSVLENLLVAQHMWVNRSLVAGILNTKGYRKAESDALDHAFYWLEVVDLVDCANRLAGELSYGQQRRLEIARAMCTRPQIICLDEPAAGLNPQETEALSAMIRLLRDEHDLTVVLIEHDMGMVMSISDHIVVLDHGNVIAEGGPEAIRNDPKVIAAYLGADEEELV, from the coding sequence ATGAGCGAAGTCGTACTCCAGGTTGAAAACCTGATGATGCAATTCGGCGGGATCAAGGCCCTCAGCGACGTCAGCCTGCAGGTCAAGCGCAACTCGATCTTCGCCCTGATCGGCCCCAACGGTGCGGGCAAGACCACGGTGTTCAACTGCCTGACCGGGTTCTACAAGGCCACCGGCGGCAAGATCGAACTCAACGTGCGCGGCGAGCGGACCAACGTCATCAAGCTGTTGGGCGAAGCGTTTCGCCCAACCGACTTCGTGTCGCCGAAATCCTTCGCCAGCCGGCTGTATTACAAGATGTTTGGCGGCACCCACCTGGTGAACCGCGCCGGTTTGGCGCGTACCTTTCAGAACATTCGCCTGTTCAAGGAAATGTCGGTGCTGGAAAACCTGCTGGTGGCCCAGCATATGTGGGTCAACCGCAGCCTGGTGGCGGGCATCCTCAACACCAAGGGCTACCGCAAGGCCGAAAGCGATGCCCTGGACCACGCCTTCTACTGGCTGGAAGTGGTGGACCTGGTGGATTGTGCCAACCGCCTGGCGGGTGAGCTTTCCTACGGCCAGCAACGGCGCCTGGAAATTGCCCGGGCCATGTGCACCCGTCCGCAGATCATCTGCCTCGACGAACCGGCGGCCGGCCTCAACCCTCAGGAAACCGAAGCGCTGAGCGCGATGATCCGGCTGCTACGCGACGAGCATGATCTGACCGTGGTGCTGATCGAACACGACATGGGCATGGTAATGAGCATTTCCGACCACATCGTGGTGCTGGACCACGGCAACGTGATCGCCGAAGGCGGTCCCGAGGCGATTCGCAACGATCCGAAGGTGATCGCGGCCTACCTGGGTGCCGATGAAGAGGAGCTGGTATGA
- the livM gene encoding high-affinity branched-chain amino acid ABC transporter permease LivM, producing the protein MSSTTKKTTDIKRSLVDAILAGLVALIVFGPIVGVVLDGYGFNLQPTRVAWIVAIVMAGRFALGLFLQTPKGLKILDGFESTGSGVHVLPPDYKTRLRWIIPLVIVIAVVFPFFSNSYLLGVVILGLIYVLLGLGLNIVVGLAGLLDLGYVAFYAIGAYGLALGYQYLGLGFWTVLPLAAITAGLAGCILGFPVLRLHGDYLAIVTLGFGEIIRLILNNWLSLTGGPNGMPAPLPTFFGLEFGKRAKDGGVPFHEFFGIAYNPDVKYYFIYAVLFLVVLAVLYIKHRLTRMPVGRAWEALREDEIACRSMGLNHVLVKLSAFTIGASTAGLAGVFFATYQGFVNPTSFTFFESALILAIVVLGGMGSTIGVVIAAFVLTVAPELLRGFAEYRVLLFGILMVLMMIWRPRGLIRISRTGVTPRKGVAP; encoded by the coding sequence ATGTCTTCAACCACTAAAAAAACCACTGATATCAAAAGAAGCCTGGTTGACGCGATTCTTGCCGGTCTGGTGGCCCTCATTGTGTTCGGTCCGATTGTCGGCGTGGTCCTGGACGGCTACGGCTTCAACCTGCAACCGACCCGCGTGGCATGGATTGTCGCCATCGTCATGGCCGGTCGCTTTGCCCTGGGCCTGTTCCTGCAAACGCCCAAGGGCCTGAAGATTCTTGATGGCTTCGAAAGCACCGGCTCCGGGGTGCATGTACTGCCACCTGACTACAAAACCCGGTTGCGCTGGATCATCCCCCTGGTGATCGTCATCGCCGTGGTGTTCCCGTTTTTTTCCAATTCGTACCTGCTGGGCGTGGTCATCCTTGGGCTGATCTACGTGCTGCTGGGCCTGGGCTTGAACATCGTGGTCGGCCTGGCCGGCTTGCTCGACCTGGGCTACGTGGCGTTCTACGCCATCGGTGCCTATGGCCTGGCGCTCGGTTATCAATACCTGGGGCTGGGGTTCTGGACGGTGTTGCCCCTGGCGGCTATCACGGCGGGGCTGGCCGGTTGCATCCTCGGTTTCCCGGTGCTGCGCCTGCATGGCGACTACCTGGCGATCGTGACCCTGGGTTTCGGTGAAATCATCCGGCTGATCCTGAATAACTGGCTGAGCCTGACCGGCGGGCCGAACGGTATGCCGGCACCATTGCCTACCTTTTTCGGTCTGGAGTTCGGTAAAAGGGCAAAGGATGGCGGCGTCCCCTTCCATGAGTTTTTCGGCATCGCCTACAACCCGGACGTGAAGTACTACTTCATCTATGCCGTGTTGTTCCTTGTCGTGCTGGCCGTGCTGTACATCAAGCATCGCTTGACCCGCATGCCGGTCGGCCGCGCCTGGGAAGCCTTGCGCGAAGATGAAATCGCCTGCCGCTCGATGGGCCTGAACCATGTACTGGTCAAGCTCTCGGCGTTCACCATTGGCGCTTCGACGGCCGGCCTGGCCGGCGTGTTCTTCGCCACGTACCAAGGTTTCGTCAACCCGACATCGTTCACCTTCTTCGAGTCGGCCCTGATCCTCGCCATCGTGGTGCTGGGCGGCATGGGCTCGACCATCGGCGTGGTGATAGCGGCCTTCGTGCTGACCGTGGCGCCGGAACTGCTGCGCGGTTTCGCCGAGTACCGTGTATTACTGTTCGGCATACTGATGGTGTTGATGATGATCTGGCGCCCCCGCGGCCTGATTCGCATCAGCCGTACCGGTGTGACGCCGCGTAAAGGAGTCGCGCCATGA
- a CDS encoding ABC transporter permease subunit has product MDGIFLQQLVNGLTLGSVYGLIAIGYTMVYGIIGMINFAHGEVYMISAYLAAISLALLAYFGIESFPLLMLGTLVFTIVVTAVYGWVIERVAYKPLRNSTRLAPLISAIGISLILQNYAQIAQGAKQQGVPTLLTGAWRVEVGSGFVQLTYTKVFILVAAFVGMGLLTYVIKYTKLGRMCRATQQDRKMASILGINTDRVISYVFIIGAAMAALAGVLITMNYGTFDFYAGFIIGIKAFTAAVLGGIGSLPGAMLGGIILGISESLFSGLVNSDYKDVFSFSLLVLVLVFRPQGLLGRPLVSKV; this is encoded by the coding sequence ATGGATGGTATTTTCCTGCAGCAACTGGTCAACGGCCTGACCCTCGGGTCGGTCTATGGCCTGATCGCCATCGGCTACACAATGGTCTATGGCATCATTGGCATGATCAACTTCGCCCATGGCGAGGTTTACATGATCTCTGCGTACCTCGCGGCGATCAGTCTGGCTCTGCTGGCATACTTCGGTATTGAATCCTTTCCCCTGCTGATGCTTGGCACGCTGGTCTTCACCATCGTCGTTACGGCGGTGTATGGCTGGGTCATCGAGCGTGTCGCCTACAAACCCCTGCGTAACTCCACCCGATTGGCACCGCTGATCAGCGCCATCGGTATTTCGCTGATCCTGCAAAACTATGCACAGATCGCCCAGGGTGCGAAGCAACAAGGTGTTCCGACCTTGCTGACAGGCGCCTGGCGCGTCGAAGTCGGCAGCGGATTCGTGCAACTGACCTACACCAAGGTCTTCATCCTTGTCGCTGCGTTTGTTGGGATGGGCCTGCTGACCTACGTCATCAAGTACACCAAGCTCGGCCGCATGTGCCGCGCGACCCAGCAAGACCGCAAGATGGCCTCGATCCTGGGGATCAACACCGACCGGGTGATTTCCTACGTCTTCATCATTGGTGCAGCGATGGCAGCCCTGGCTGGCGTGCTGATCACCATGAACTACGGCACGTTCGACTTCTATGCCGGCTTCATCATCGGCATCAAGGCATTCACCGCCGCGGTACTCGGCGGGATCGGCTCACTGCCTGGCGCGATGCTTGGCGGGATCATTCTCGGGATCTCCGAGTCGCTGTTCTCGGGCCTGGTCAACTCGGACTACAAAGACGTCTTCAGCTTCTCGCTGCTCGTTCTCGTTCTGGTCTTTCGGCCCCAAGGCCTGCTTGGCCGTCCTCTTGTGTCGAAGGTGTAA
- a CDS encoding branched-chain amino acid ABC transporter substrate-binding protein, whose amino-acid sequence MSQTFYKKGFLALAVAAALGVSAFAQADIKIGVAGPMTGANAAFGEQYMKGAQAAADEINAKGGVNGEKILLVKGDDACEPKQAVTVAKDLTNQKVAGVVGHFCSSSTIPASEIYDEAGIIAITPGSTNPQVTERGLSAMFRMCGRDDQQGIVAGDYIVDVLKGKKVVVLHDKDTYGQGLADATKAQLVKRGVTPVLYEGLTRGEKDFSTIVTKIRGAGADVVYFGGLHPEAGPLVRQLREQGLKDVKFMSDDGIVTDELVTTAGGPQFVDGVLMTFGADPRLLPDSKAVVDAFRAKGTEPEGYTLYAYASVQTLAAAFNGAKSNKGEEAAAWLKKNPVKTVMGEKAWDSKGDLKVSDYVVYEWDKDGKYHQLEKQK is encoded by the coding sequence ATGTCCCAGACGTTTTACAAGAAAGGTTTCCTGGCCCTCGCAGTGGCAGCTGCGCTGGGTGTTTCTGCGTTTGCCCAGGCCGACATCAAGATCGGCGTGGCGGGTCCCATGACAGGCGCCAACGCAGCATTTGGCGAGCAGTACATGAAGGGTGCACAGGCCGCGGCAGACGAAATCAATGCCAAGGGCGGCGTGAACGGGGAAAAAATCCTGCTGGTCAAGGGCGATGACGCCTGCGAACCGAAACAGGCCGTTACGGTAGCCAAGGACCTGACCAACCAGAAAGTGGCCGGCGTTGTCGGTCACTTCTGCTCCTCGTCGACCATCCCGGCCTCCGAGATCTACGACGAAGCCGGCATCATCGCGATCACGCCGGGTTCTACCAACCCACAGGTTACCGAGCGCGGCTTGAGCGCCATGTTTCGTATGTGCGGTCGTGACGACCAGCAAGGCATCGTCGCCGGTGACTACATCGTCGACGTGCTCAAAGGTAAGAAAGTCGTCGTGCTGCACGACAAGGATACCTACGGCCAGGGCCTGGCGGATGCCACCAAGGCCCAGCTCGTCAAGCGTGGCGTGACGCCTGTGCTGTACGAAGGCCTGACCCGTGGCGAAAAAGACTTCAGCACCATTGTTACCAAGATCCGCGGCGCTGGCGCCGATGTCGTCTACTTTGGCGGCCTGCACCCGGAAGCCGGGCCCCTGGTTCGTCAACTGCGTGAGCAGGGCCTGAAGGACGTCAAGTTCATGTCCGACGACGGCATCGTGACCGACGAATTGGTCACCACCGCTGGCGGCCCGCAATTTGTCGACGGCGTGCTGATGACCTTCGGTGCCGACCCGCGCCTGCTGCCAGACAGCAAGGCCGTAGTGGATGCGTTCCGCGCCAAGGGCACTGAGCCGGAAGGCTACACCCTGTATGCCTACGCGTCGGTGCAAACGTTGGCTGCGGCCTTCAACGGGGCCAAGTCCAACAAAGGCGAAGAAGCCGCTGCCTGGTTGAAGAAAAACCCGGTCAAGACCGTCATGGGCGAGAAAGCCTGGGACAGCAAGGGCGACCTGAAAGTCTCCGACTACGTGGTCTACGAGTGGGACAAGGACGGCAAATACCACCAGTTGGAAAAACAGAAGTAA
- the amaA gene encoding L-pipecolate oxidase — translation MPLREECLWEKLTPQRPENSSLSAEITVDVCVIGAGFTGLSAAVHLLEQGKRVAVLEAHRAGHGGSGRNVGLVNAGLWIPPDDIEAGFGEAVGSQLNRMLGAAPALVFSLVDKYNIDCQLRREGTLHMAHNARGEADLRSREAQWKRRGAPVELLTGQACFDATGTPKIAAALLDRRAGTLNPMAYTSGLAKAAKDLGGQLFDHSPVTRLERQGQRWSVQTAHGSVLAEQVVIASNAYTEGDWTELRRNFFPGYYYQVASVPLTDEAAQRILPGGQGSWDTRQVLSSIRRDKDGRLLLGSLGNGNRKPGWFLKAWADRVQQHYFPYLKAVEWECTWTGCIAFTPDHLMRLFEPAPGLVAVTGYNGRGVTTGTVVGKAFADYLCHGDAKALPIPFAPMQPLAAAGVRSCLYEAGFSLYHAGQCLRIVI, via the coding sequence ATGCCGTTACGCGAAGAATGTCTGTGGGAAAAACTGACGCCACAAAGGCCTGAAAACAGCTCGCTCAGCGCAGAAATCACGGTAGATGTCTGCGTCATCGGCGCAGGTTTCACCGGGCTGTCGGCGGCGGTGCACTTGTTGGAACAAGGCAAGCGCGTTGCAGTATTGGAAGCCCATCGGGCCGGGCATGGTGGGTCGGGACGCAACGTCGGCCTGGTCAACGCCGGCCTGTGGATCCCGCCGGATGACATCGAGGCGGGGTTCGGTGAGGCGGTGGGCAGCCAGCTCAATCGCATGCTGGGCGCCGCGCCGGCCTTGGTGTTCAGCCTCGTCGACAAATACAACATCGATTGCCAGTTGCGCCGCGAAGGCACCTTGCACATGGCCCATAACGCCCGTGGCGAGGCGGACCTGCGCAGTCGCGAAGCGCAATGGAAACGCCGCGGCGCCCCGGTGGAATTGCTCACCGGCCAGGCCTGCTTCGACGCCACTGGCACCCCAAAGATTGCCGCAGCGTTGCTTGACCGACGCGCCGGCACCCTCAATCCGATGGCCTACACCAGCGGACTGGCGAAGGCTGCCAAGGACTTGGGCGGCCAGCTTTTCGATCACTCGCCTGTGACGCGCCTGGAACGCCAGGGCCAGCGCTGGTCGGTCCAGACCGCCCACGGGTCGGTGCTGGCCGAGCAGGTGGTGATTGCCTCCAACGCCTATACCGAGGGCGACTGGACCGAGCTGCGGCGCAACTTTTTCCCTGGCTATTACTATCAGGTCGCCTCCGTCCCGCTGACGGACGAAGCAGCTCAACGGATTTTGCCCGGCGGGCAGGGTTCATGGGACACCCGCCAGGTGTTGAGCAGCATCCGCCGTGACAAGGACGGCCGCCTGCTGCTGGGCAGCCTTGGCAACGGCAACCGCAAGCCGGGCTGGTTCCTCAAGGCTTGGGCGGACCGTGTGCAGCAACACTATTTCCCCTACCTCAAGGCGGTGGAATGGGAGTGCACCTGGACAGGGTGCATTGCCTTCACACCCGATCACCTGATGCGCCTGTTCGAACCTGCCCCCGGGCTGGTGGCCGTGACCGGCTACAACGGCCGGGGCGTGACCACCGGTACCGTGGTGGGCAAGGCCTTCGCCGATTACCTGTGCCATGGTGATGCCAAGGCGCTGCCGATTCCCTTCGCCCCCATGCAGCCATTGGCCGCAGCGGGTGTGCGCAGTTGCCTGTACGAGGCGGGCTTCTCGCTGTATCACGCGGGCCAGTGCCTGCGCATCGTCATTTGA
- the amaB gene encoding L-piperidine-6-carboxylate dehydrogenase encodes MVAALLDRLGVDSTLYQNGTQPVHSPIDGSRIGAVNWEGAAEVEQQVSRAEHAFDLWRQVPAPRRGELVRQFGDLLREYKADLGELVSWEAGKITQEGLGEVQEMIDICDFAVGLSRQLYGLTIASERPGHHMRESWHPLGVVGVISAFNFPVAVWAWNTTLALVCGNSVIWKPSEKTPLTALACQALFDRVLKNFSDAPPYLTQVIIGGRDAGEALVDDPRVALISATGSTRMGREVAPKVAARFARSILELGGNNAMILAPSADLDMAVRAILFSAVGTAGQRCTTLRRLIAHESVKEEIVTRLKAAYSKVRIGHPLEGNLVGPLIDKHSFDNMQDALEQALSEGGRVFGGKRQLEDQFPNAYYVSPAIVEMPEQSDVVRHETFAPILYVVGYKDFSEALHLNNSVPQGLSSCIFTTDVREAEQFMSAVGSDCGIANVNIGPSGAEIGGAFGGEKETGGGRESGSDAWRGYMRRQTNTVNYSLELPLAQGITFD; translated from the coding sequence ATGGTTGCTGCATTGCTTGATCGTCTGGGCGTCGACTCGACCCTGTACCAGAACGGCACACAACCGGTGCATTCGCCCATCGATGGCAGCCGTATCGGCGCCGTGAATTGGGAAGGCGCGGCTGAAGTGGAACAGCAGGTCAGTCGTGCCGAGCATGCGTTCGACCTGTGGCGCCAAGTGCCTGCCCCGCGTCGCGGTGAGCTGGTGCGTCAATTTGGCGACCTGTTGCGCGAATACAAGGCCGACCTCGGTGAGTTGGTGTCATGGGAGGCGGGCAAGATCACCCAGGAAGGCCTGGGTGAAGTGCAAGAGATGATCGATATCTGCGACTTCGCCGTGGGCTTGTCCCGTCAGCTGTACGGCCTGACCATCGCCTCCGAGCGCCCCGGCCATCACATGCGTGAATCCTGGCATCCGCTGGGTGTGGTCGGGGTGATCAGCGCCTTCAACTTCCCCGTGGCGGTCTGGGCCTGGAACACCACGCTGGCCTTGGTGTGCGGTAACTCGGTGATCTGGAAACCGTCGGAAAAGACCCCGCTCACCGCCCTGGCGTGCCAGGCGCTGTTCGACCGTGTGCTGAAGAATTTCAGCGATGCGCCGCCGTACCTGACGCAAGTGATCATTGGCGGTCGCGACGCCGGCGAGGCGCTGGTGGACGATCCCCGCGTGGCCTTGATCAGCGCCACCGGCAGCACCCGCATGGGCCGTGAGGTGGCGCCAAAAGTCGCCGCGCGTTTCGCCCGCAGCATCCTGGAACTGGGCGGCAACAACGCCATGATCCTTGCGCCAAGCGCGGATCTGGACATGGCCGTGCGCGCCATCCTGTTCAGCGCCGTCGGCACTGCCGGCCAGCGTTGCACCACCCTGCGCCGCCTGATCGCCCATGAATCGGTGAAAGAAGAGATCGTCACCCGCCTCAAGGCCGCCTATTCGAAAGTGCGCATCGGCCATCCGCTGGAAGGCAATCTGGTCGGGCCACTGATCGACAAACACAGCTTCGACAACATGCAGGACGCGCTGGAGCAGGCCTTGAGTGAAGGTGGCCGGGTATTCGGCGGCAAGCGCCAGCTCGAAGACCAATTCCCGAATGCCTATTACGTCTCGCCAGCCATCGTCGAGATGCCCGAGCAGAGCGACGTCGTGCGCCACGAGACCTTCGCGCCGATTCTCTACGTGGTTGGCTACAAGGACTTCAGCGAAGCCCTGCACCTGAACAACTCGGTGCCCCAAGGCCTGTCGTCCTGCATCTTTACCACGGACGTGCGCGAGGCCGAGCAGTTCATGTCGGCGGTGGGCAGCGACTGTGGCATCGCCAACGTCAACATTGGCCCGAGCGGGGCGGAAATCGGCGGTGCGTTTGGCGGTGAGAAAGAAACCGGCGGCGGTCGCGAATCCGGCTCCGACGCATGGCGCGGCTACATGCGTCGCCAGACCAACACCGTGAACTACTCGCTGGAATTGCCGTTGGCGCAAGGCATCACCTTTGATTAA
- a CDS encoding LysR family transcriptional regulator, protein MLNKRYLPSITALQCFEAVTRHLSFTRAAEELNLTQSAVSKQVAQLEELLQHLLFRRVRRRLQLTPAGDLYLGEVRKILSQVEMSTHYLRSYGGDTEVLRVSTPPTFGARWLVPRLKGWRLRHPTIHLDLCSEQEADDLVQGRSDLAFYFGHGSRPGTESLKLFGEELVPVCAPGSLPEHPFTDPTQLAELVLLQNASRPQAWHDWFDSQGYHTEHSYHGPRFETFYMCIRAAQVGCGVALLPRFLVEEELADGKLIIPWAHAMPSTSAYYLAYPEHSAEVPKVRLFVEWMLEQVENPDTL, encoded by the coding sequence ATGCTCAATAAACGCTATTTGCCGTCGATCACGGCGCTGCAATGCTTCGAAGCGGTGACCCGCCACCTGAGCTTCACCCGTGCCGCCGAAGAGCTGAACCTGACCCAGAGTGCCGTCAGCAAGCAGGTCGCGCAATTGGAGGAACTGCTGCAGCACTTATTGTTCCGGCGCGTACGTCGACGCTTGCAACTGACACCGGCCGGGGATTTGTACCTGGGGGAAGTGCGAAAAATTCTTTCCCAGGTGGAGATGTCTACCCATTACCTGCGTTCCTACGGCGGCGACACCGAAGTCCTGCGCGTTTCCACACCTCCGACGTTCGGCGCCCGCTGGCTGGTCCCACGCTTGAAGGGGTGGCGTTTGCGCCACCCCACGATTCACCTGGATCTGTGCAGTGAGCAAGAGGCCGATGACTTGGTGCAGGGGCGCAGCGACCTGGCGTTTTACTTCGGCCACGGCTCACGGCCCGGCACCGAATCCCTGAAGCTGTTCGGCGAAGAGCTGGTGCCGGTCTGCGCACCCGGCAGCCTGCCGGAACACCCCTTCACCGACCCGACCCAACTGGCCGAACTGGTGCTGCTGCAAAACGCATCGCGTCCCCAGGCCTGGCACGACTGGTTCGACAGCCAGGGCTACCACACCGAACACAGCTACCACGGGCCGCGCTTCGAAACGTTCTATATGTGCATCCGAGCCGCCCAGGTCGGCTGCGGCGTTGCCTTGCTCCCGCGCTTCCTGGTGGAAGAAGAACTGGCCGACGGCAAGCTCATCATTCCCTGGGCCCATGCGATGCCCAGCACCAGCGCCTATTACCTGGCCTACCCGGAACATTCGGCGGAAGTGCCCAAGGTCCGGCTGTTCGTGGAATGGATGCTAGAGCAGGTCGAGAACCCGGATACGCTGTAA
- the pncB gene encoding nicotinate phosphoribosyltransferase: protein MSESVFADRIVQNLLDTDFYKLTMMQAVLHNYPNVEVEWEFRCRNSEDLRPYLAEIRFQIERLAELNLSADQLSFLERISFMKPDFLRFLGLFRFNLRYVHTGIDNGELFIRLRGPWLHVILFEVPLLAIVSEVRNRYRYREIVLEQAREQLYRKFDWLSANASADELSELQVADFGTRRRFSYRVQEEVVNVLKHDFPGRFVGTSNVHLSRELDMKPLGTMAHEWIMAHQQLGPRLIDSQIAALDCWVREYRGLLGIALTDCITMDAFLKDFDLFFAKLFDGLRHDSGDPVLWAEKAIAHYHKLGIDPMSKTLVFSDSLTLPKCLEIFRALRGRINVSFGIGTNLTCDIPGVEPMSIVLKMISCDGQPVAKISDEPGKTHCKDPNFVAYMRHVFQVPATLSDTSSKE from the coding sequence ATGAGCGAGAGTGTATTTGCCGATCGTATCGTGCAGAACCTGCTCGACACCGACTTCTACAAACTGACGATGATGCAGGCGGTGCTGCACAACTATCCCAACGTTGAAGTCGAGTGGGAATTTCGTTGCCGCAACAGTGAAGACCTGCGCCCGTACCTGGCGGAGATCCGCTTTCAGATCGAACGCCTGGCCGAGCTGAACCTGAGCGCCGACCAATTAAGTTTCCTTGAGCGCATCAGCTTTATGAAGCCGGACTTCCTGCGTTTCCTGGGCCTGTTTCGCTTCAACCTGCGCTACGTCCACACCGGCATCGACAACGGCGAGCTGTTCATCCGCCTGCGTGGGCCCTGGCTACACGTGATTCTGTTCGAAGTACCGCTGCTGGCCATCGTCAGCGAAGTGCGCAATCGCTATCGCTACCGCGAAATTGTCCTGGAACAGGCACGGGAACAGTTGTATCGCAAGTTCGACTGGCTGAGCGCCAACGCCAGCGCCGACGAATTATCCGAACTGCAGGTAGCGGACTTCGGCACCCGCCGTCGGTTTTCCTACCGAGTCCAGGAAGAAGTGGTGAACGTGCTCAAGCACGATTTCCCCGGGCGTTTTGTCGGCACCAGCAACGTGCACCTGTCCCGGGAACTGGACATGAAGCCCCTGGGCACCATGGCCCACGAGTGGATCATGGCTCACCAGCAACTGGGGCCACGACTGATCGATAGCCAGATCGCCGCCCTCGATTGCTGGGTGCGTGAATACCGGGGCCTGCTGGGGATCGCCCTGACCGATTGCATCACCATGGACGCCTTCCTGAAGGACTTCGACCTGTTCTTCGCCAAGCTCTTCGACGGTTTGCGCCATGACTCCGGCGACCCGGTGCTCTGGGCCGAAAAAGCCATCGCCCACTACCACAAGCTCGGCATCGACCCGATGAGCAAGACCCTGGTGTTCTCCGACAGTCTGACATTGCCTAAATGCCTGGAGATTTTTCGGGCATTGCGCGGTCGCATTAATGTCAGCTTCGGTATCGGCACCAACCTGACCTGTGACATACCGGGTGTAGAGCCAATGAGCATCGTGCTTAAAATGATCAGCTGTGACGGGCAACCCGTGGCCAAGATTTCAGACGAGCCCGGCAAGACCCACTGCAAGGATCCGAACTTCGTCGCCTACATGCGACATGTTTTCCAAGTACCTGCCACCCTTTCAGACACATCAAGCAAGGAGTGA